AGGAAGCCTTAGCGGATCTTTGAAAACCGATGGTCCTGACTGATCTGACCTAAGGTCACGTGCGCGAGGTTTCTTATGGACGAGCCAAAAGTTGGATTCAGTTGGGAATTTATTATGTCTGGACGGAAGGACATGAGTCGTATCAGGAATATCGGCATTATGGCCCACATCGATGCCGGTAAGACGACTACGACCGAGCGCATCCTGTATTATACCGGTAAGACCCACCGGATCGGTGAGGTCGATGACGGGGCCGCCACGATGGATTGGATGGAGCAGGAAAAAGAGCGCGGGATTACCATTACTTCCGCCGCTACTACCTGTTACTGGTTAAATCACGAAATCAATATCATCGATACCCCGGGGCATGTCGACTTCACCATGGAAGTCGAACGCTCTCTGAGAGTGCTTGACGGCGCGGTTGCCTTATTCTGTGCCGTGGGCGGGGTAGAGCCGCAGTCGGAGACAGTCTGGCTGCAGGCCGATAAATATCACGTTCCCCGGATTGCCTATATCAACAAGCTTGACCGCATGGGGGCTGATTTTTTTAGTGCCGTCCAGGAAATGAATCAGAAATTTACGATCAAATGCCTGCCGATTCAAATTCCCTACGGACAAAGTGATAAATTCGCGGGAGTCATTGATCTGATTGATATGACCCTCCGTGTTTATGACTCCGAAAGCCTGGGAACCAGTTTCTCGGATGGCGGAATACCGGATGATTACATGGAAGCGGCTCTTAAGGCGCGCGAGGAATTGCTTGATGCGGTTTCGGATTTCGATGACGAGTTGATTGAGAAACTGTTGCATGATAAGCCTGCCGGGCGGAATGAGATCATCCGGGCTATTCGTAAGGCTGTAATAGAGTGTTCTTTTGTGCCGGTTCTTTGCGGATCATCCCTCAGAAATGTCGGCGTTCAAAAATTACTTGATGCCGTGGTGGCTTTTTTGCCGGCGCCTGACGATCTGCCCCCGATCGAAGGTATGACTCCCGATGGCAAGAAAGAACTGACCCGGCGGGCCGATGTCGTTGAACCTCTTACAGCTCTAGCGTTTAAGGTGGTCACTGATCCCCATGCAGGTAAACTTTGTTATGTCCGCGTTTATTCGGGGGGGATGCAGACAGGAAAATATGTCCTTAATCCGATATCCGGGATAAAAGAGCGGGTTGGCCGTATCATGCGGATGCATTCCAACAAACGTACCGATATTGATACCGCC
This DNA window, taken from Candidatus Zixiibacteriota bacterium, encodes the following:
- the fusA gene encoding elongation factor G; the protein is MSGRKDMSRIRNIGIMAHIDAGKTTTTERILYYTGKTHRIGEVDDGAATMDWMEQEKERGITITSAATTCYWLNHEINIIDTPGHVDFTMEVERSLRVLDGAVALFCAVGGVEPQSETVWLQADKYHVPRIAYINKLDRMGADFFSAVQEMNQKFTIKCLPIQIPYGQSDKFAGVIDLIDMTLRVYDSESLGTSFSDGGIPDDYMEAALKAREELLDAVSDFDDELIEKLLHDKPAGRNEIIRAIRKAVIECSFVPVLCGSSLRNVGVQKLLDAVVAFLPAPDDLPPIEGMTPDGKKELTRRADVVEPLTALAFKVVTDPHAGKLCYVRVYSGGMQTGKYVLNPISGIKERVGRIMRMHSNKRTDIDTALAGDIVAVIGFRKTTTGDTLCDPKHPIKLKLMRFPEPVISVAIEPKSKADQDKMIDALNRIQEEDPTFKAITNEETGQMIISGMGELHLEIIVDRMIREFHIKANIGKPQVAYKETITAEVEQEGRFIRQTGGKGQYGHVVLNVRPTENGTPFVFENRIKDGVVPAEYVRSVEKGVRQAMTNGVIAGYPLTGISVALINGSYHDVDSTDLAFEVAASVALRDAARKAKPVVLEPVMKVEVVCPEEYMGNVVGDLNQRRGKINGMVPRNNLQVISAMVPLAEMFGYATALRNLTQGRGIHTMQFSRYAPLPREISGKMFANLMYN